In the Deinococcus radiophilus genome, one interval contains:
- a CDS encoding FAD-dependent oxidoreductase, with protein sequence MLDVIVVGGGPVGTYLGGLLAQAGLNFAVLDRRGWPAEHSRAIGIHPRALRGFDRLGLTSQLLAAGVTIRRGLLLGGGGQVLGELGFETADEQHPYVLSLPQVETERLLAARLEALAPGRLRRSVRVQAVQPAGDHVRVMLERDGLTETWPARYVVAADGWRSGVRRAAGISFPGSVYPDKYLMGDFPDTTPFGTQAMISLTAAGVTECFPLPSGQRRWVVHTGTQLLDAAGPDALTHIIQERTGLPVPAGECRMFSAFEVRRHLAGRMWQGRLCLIGDAAHVVSPIGGQGMNLGWLDADALAPLLIRAVQQGGVPQIQWQGWERQRRRSAWIAARQAEANMAAGRPASTATQHVREALLTQLLRPPAAGLLADAFTMRWL encoded by the coding sequence GTGCTAGACGTGATCGTGGTGGGAGGCGGTCCAGTGGGAACCTATCTGGGCGGGCTGCTGGCTCAGGCTGGGCTGAACTTCGCCGTGCTGGACCGGCGTGGGTGGCCTGCCGAGCATTCCCGCGCCATCGGTATTCATCCACGGGCGCTGCGTGGCTTTGACCGCCTGGGCCTCACCTCACAGCTGCTGGCAGCGGGCGTCACCATTCGGCGCGGGCTGCTGCTGGGCGGGGGCGGGCAGGTGCTGGGCGAACTGGGTTTTGAAACGGCGGATGAGCAGCATCCCTATGTCCTTTCGTTGCCGCAGGTGGAAACCGAACGTTTGCTGGCAGCGCGGCTGGAGGCGCTGGCCCCCGGCAGGTTACGCCGGTCAGTCCGGGTGCAGGCCGTGCAGCCGGCGGGCGATCACGTCAGGGTCATGCTGGAACGGGACGGCCTGACCGAAACCTGGCCCGCCCGCTACGTCGTGGCGGCAGATGGCTGGCGCTCAGGCGTGCGTAGGGCGGCGGGCATCTCTTTTCCCGGCAGCGTTTACCCAGACAAGTACCTGATGGGCGACTTTCCCGACACCACGCCGTTTGGCACCCAAGCCATGATCTCGCTGACGGCGGCGGGCGTCACCGAGTGCTTCCCGCTGCCCAGCGGTCAGCGGCGCTGGGTGGTCCATACCGGGACGCAGCTGCTGGACGCTGCAGGACCGGACGCGCTGACCCACATCATTCAGGAGCGCACGGGCCTGCCGGTCCCAGCCGGTGAGTGCCGGATGTTCAGCGCCTTTGAGGTGCGCCGCCATCTGGCTGGGCGGATGTGGCAGGGTCGCCTGTGCCTCATTGGAGACGCCGCTCATGTGGTCAGCCCGATCGGGGGTCAGGGGATGAACCTGGGCTGGCTGGACGCTGACGCTCTGGCCCCCCTACTGATCCGCGCCGTGCAGCAAGGGGGTGTGCCACAGATACAGTGGCAAGGCTGGGAGCGACAGCGCCGCCGCTCGGCGTGGATCGCTGCCCGGCAGGCCGAGGCGAATATGGCGGCTGGGCGCCCCGCCAGTACGGCGACTCAACACGTGCGTGAGGCCCTACTGACCCAGTTGCTGCGTCCTCCGGCAGCGGGACTGCTGGCCGACGCTTTCACCATGCGCTGGCTTTAA
- a CDS encoding glycosyltransferase, with amino-acid sequence MNILLATQPIAGHVWPMAALACELAARGHTLRWYTGHRYAAQVQQAGAFFGPFIHAREDDAADFKMSPGREGQAPGLKRLLFEVREVFVGQIEGQVHDLRGLRHIASQRRSIYELARMSRPEVRPVRRSEIAPPRPQDVSPGSRHWQQLSQPWRPE; translated from the coding sequence TTGAACATCTTGCTTGCCACCCAACCGATTGCCGGCCACGTTTGGCCGATGGCGGCCCTTGCCTGTGAACTTGCGGCGCGGGGCCATACCCTCCGCTGGTACACCGGGCATAGGTACGCCGCTCAAGTGCAGCAGGCGGGGGCCTTTTTCGGGCCATTTATCCATGCCCGCGAGGACGACGCCGCCGATTTTAAAATGTCTCCCGGCCGGGAAGGGCAGGCTCCGGGCCTGAAGCGGCTCCTGTTTGAGGTCCGCGAGGTTTTTGTTGGGCAGATAGAAGGCCAGGTTCATGATCTGCGCGGTTTGCGGCACATCGCTTCGCAGCGCCGGAGCATCTATGAGCTTGCCCGGATGTCGCGGCCCGAAGTAAGACCGGTACGGCGGAGCGAAATCGCTCCCCCCAGACCACAAGATGTCAGCCCGGGCAGTCGCCACTGGCAGCAGCTGTCACAGCCTTGGAGGCCAGAATGA